One genomic region from Thermoleptolyngbya sichuanensis A183 encodes:
- a CDS encoding DUF4327 family protein — MLQTVQYSMDLLQDEARQLVQKGIVSRQQPIYVLCKYIPAREWACVECELEKCDFLLRDRIGDLLGHEEWDND, encoded by the coding sequence ATGCTCCAAACCGTTCAATACTCTATGGATCTCCTTCAAGACGAAGCCCGTCAACTGGTTCAAAAAGGGATTGTCAGCCGTCAGCAGCCCATCTACGTCCTCTGCAAGTACATTCCTGCCCGCGAGTGGGCCTGCGTTGAGTGCGAACTTGAAAAATGTGACTTTTTGTTGCGCGATCGCATCGGCGATCTGCTTGGCCATGAAGAGTGGGACAACGACTAG
- a CDS encoding tetratricopeptide repeat protein — protein sequence MDDSLLPVVYLSVLVALLAIAGIFLFRQVLRTRKVETALTRLQNKLTKGPGTAQEYYELGSIYLDKKLYSQAIAQFQKALKSKDLKEAENAALVYNALGYAYAAQEQYDLAIRQYKEALEKQPKYVTALNNLGFAYEKKQLVTQAIEAYEQALAIDPKNGTAKRRTESLKRRVATPA from the coding sequence ATGGACGATAGCTTGCTGCCCGTTGTCTATCTCAGTGTGCTGGTGGCGCTGCTGGCGATCGCGGGTATCTTCCTGTTTCGCCAAGTGCTTAGAACCCGCAAGGTCGAAACCGCCCTGACGCGCCTGCAAAACAAGCTCACCAAGGGCCCCGGCACGGCGCAGGAATACTATGAACTAGGCAGCATTTATCTGGACAAGAAGCTCTATTCGCAGGCGATCGCCCAGTTCCAAAAAGCGCTCAAGTCCAAAGACCTGAAAGAAGCCGAGAACGCGGCTCTGGTCTACAACGCACTGGGCTATGCCTATGCCGCTCAGGAGCAATATGACCTGGCCATTCGCCAATACAAAGAAGCGCTGGAAAAGCAGCCCAAGTACGTTACTGCCTTGAATAATCTAGGCTTTGCCTACGAGAAAAAGCAGTTGGTTACCCAGGCAATCGAAGCCTACGAGCAAGCGCTGGCCATTGACCCGAAAAACGGCACTGCCAAACGGCGCACCGAGTCCCTCAAGCGGCGTGTCGCCACGCCTGCCTAG
- a CDS encoding dynamin-like GTPase family protein, with the protein MTAPSPQGQSLQVPVTRLIELLRQEPALRSHLDTTQAEASLAKAIAPTFEIVFAGAFSAGKSMLINALLERELLYSAEGHATGTECRIAYAEAGQERVVLTFMSEAEIREQAAALCQRLGVTAPADIRQPDVVSLLQGLCRDVIATEGGESKSERAKQASALNYLLEGFVANGDRIHPTQNQTYSMEQFQFATLQEAAAYARRGANSAVLKRIEYYCHHPLLQDGNVLVDTPGIDAPVKRDAELTYRKIENPDTSAVVCVLKPAAAGDMTSEETELLETTRSNPGVRDRVFYVFNRIDETWYNTQLRQRLDRLVQEQFQDTNRIYRTSALLGFYGSQIRHTSVGDRYGLDSLFADSIRISGEIEDTPQFVNEFNRYCANSGKLPADRFRIDVRSYESPNENYVRILNEQGRSLIEQLIHDSGIETFRNAITRYLTEEKRPQLLATLADDLQPLCIALRKAYLDAWQHIGSQPRDLEGIKAMELRQLSHDLKRVGEAFQQDIEASVNEAVASSLNTAFEDDFKRLKARMVSRLDELLQTFSVSEVHRQAQASHKRNSVVPLSGILAEAFYYLANGLEEVLVESSQDLMGRFFQRLIDRVRQQDYYRDLYRLLGNDGGIEQALRRLRDRATLALENEAKTECDRYVRERPEFYTEGTCSIWQLRQTLQQACRGYDYQTMIEAEPAIRQLLKLDFEQKVKDTITRTFRQTINQTLNTHLLPSAQQQADHILQQYDAARAYLARVLEKEAEEKIRQLDRQKADLEQHIAAYNEAIATFNQHLETMQLDRKALPSISETDLVILPAEEPAETLETPEIATVEEGAIA; encoded by the coding sequence ATGACTGCTCCTTCACCCCAGGGCCAATCGCTACAAGTCCCGGTTACTCGTTTGATAGAACTGCTGCGCCAAGAGCCAGCGCTGCGATCGCACCTCGACACGACTCAGGCCGAAGCGTCGCTGGCAAAGGCGATCGCCCCTACGTTTGAAATCGTCTTTGCAGGAGCCTTCAGCGCCGGAAAATCCATGCTGATCAACGCCCTGCTGGAGCGCGAATTGCTCTATAGCGCCGAAGGCCACGCTACCGGCACGGAATGCCGGATTGCCTACGCCGAAGCGGGCCAGGAGCGCGTCGTGCTGACCTTTATGAGCGAGGCAGAAATCCGCGAACAGGCGGCGGCGCTGTGCCAGCGGCTAGGGGTGACGGCTCCGGCAGACATTCGCCAGCCCGACGTGGTCAGCCTGCTGCAAGGGCTGTGCCGCGACGTGATTGCCACCGAGGGCGGCGAGAGCAAGTCGGAACGGGCTAAGCAGGCCAGTGCGCTGAATTACCTGCTGGAAGGGTTTGTCGCCAATGGCGATCGCATCCACCCGACGCAAAACCAGACCTATTCGATGGAGCAGTTCCAGTTTGCCACGCTCCAGGAAGCCGCCGCCTACGCCCGCCGGGGAGCTAACAGCGCCGTCCTCAAGCGGATTGAATACTACTGCCATCATCCGCTGCTGCAAGACGGAAACGTGCTGGTAGACACGCCGGGAATCGATGCGCCCGTAAAGCGCGATGCGGAACTGACCTACCGCAAGATCGAAAATCCCGATACGTCCGCCGTGGTGTGCGTGCTGAAGCCTGCTGCTGCGGGCGACATGACCAGCGAAGAAACGGAACTGCTGGAGACGACTCGCAGTAATCCTGGCGTGCGCGATCGCGTCTTTTATGTGTTCAACCGGATTGACGAAACCTGGTACAACACGCAGCTTCGCCAGCGGCTCGATCGCCTCGTGCAGGAGCAGTTTCAGGACACCAACCGGATCTATCGCACCAGCGCCCTTTTGGGGTTCTATGGCAGCCAGATTCGCCACACCAGCGTGGGCGATCGCTACGGGTTAGATTCTCTCTTTGCCGACAGCATTCGCATCAGTGGGGAAATTGAAGACACGCCGCAATTCGTGAATGAATTCAATCGCTACTGCGCCAACTCTGGCAAACTGCCTGCCGATCGCTTTCGCATTGACGTGCGGAGCTATGAATCGCCCAATGAAAACTACGTGCGAATCTTGAACGAACAGGGGCGATCGCTGATTGAGCAGTTGATTCACGATAGCGGCATTGAAACCTTTCGCAACGCTATTACTCGCTATCTGACCGAAGAGAAGCGTCCCCAACTCCTCGCTACACTGGCAGACGACTTGCAGCCCCTCTGCATCGCCCTCCGCAAAGCCTATCTGGACGCATGGCAGCATATCGGCAGCCAGCCCCGCGACCTAGAGGGCATCAAGGCGATGGAATTGCGCCAGCTCAGCCACGACCTAAAGCGCGTTGGCGAAGCCTTTCAGCAGGATATCGAAGCTTCGGTGAATGAAGCCGTTGCCAGCAGCCTCAACACTGCCTTTGAAGACGATTTCAAACGCCTCAAAGCCCGCATGGTCAGTCGCTTGGATGAACTGCTGCAAACCTTTTCCGTCAGCGAGGTGCATCGTCAGGCACAAGCCAGCCATAAGCGCAATTCCGTCGTGCCCCTGTCGGGCATTCTGGCAGAGGCATTCTACTACCTGGCAAACGGGCTAGAAGAAGTGCTGGTAGAATCGTCGCAAGACCTGATGGGGCGCTTCTTTCAGCGGCTGATCGACCGGGTGCGCCAGCAGGACTATTACCGCGATTTGTATCGACTGCTGGGCAACGACGGCGGCATCGAGCAAGCCCTGCGCCGACTGCGCGACCGGGCGACTCTGGCGCTAGAAAACGAGGCCAAGACAGAGTGCGATCGCTACGTGCGGGAACGTCCAGAGTTCTATACCGAGGGCACTTGCTCCATCTGGCAACTGCGGCAAACGCTGCAACAAGCCTGTCGCGGCTACGACTACCAAACGATGATCGAGGCGGAACCCGCAATTCGCCAACTGCTCAAGCTCGACTTTGAGCAAAAGGTGAAGGACACCATCACCCGCACCTTCCGCCAGACGATTAACCAAACGCTGAATACGCACCTGCTGCCTAGCGCCCAGCAGCAGGCAGACCACATCCTCCAGCAATACGACGCGGCCCGCGCCTATCTGGCCCGCGTGCTGGAAAAGGAAGCCGAGGAAAAAATTCGCCAGCTCGATCGCCAAAAGGCAGACCTAGAGCAGCACATCGCCGCCTACAACGAGGCGATCGCCACGTTCAATCAGCATCTAGAAACCATGCAGCTTGATCGCAAGGCGTTGCCCAGTATCAGCGAGACAGATCTGGTCATTTTGCCCGCCGAGGAACCCGCCGAGACGCTGGAAACACCGGAAATCGCGACAGTAGAAGAAGGGGCGATCGCCTAA
- a CDS encoding histidinol-phosphate transaminase, which yields MLPFLRSDLAQLVSYTPHPGGADAAAHGSPTQPAQVDRLDTNESPYDLPEDLKQKLAWAYQHELEANRYPDGGHAALKGAIAQYANQSAYQSAQSSAQSSVSWVTSAHISVSNGSDELIRSLLIATCLRAEGSVLVADPTFSMYGITANTLGVPVVRVGRNAQTFETDLAAASHAIATPAAGQPAIRIVFTVHPNSPTGNALTDAELDWLRSLPPHILVVIDEAYFEFSQQTVLAELPQHPNWVILRTFSKAFRLASHRVGYAIAHPELAATLEKIRLPYNLPSLSQRAAELALAHQDALLAAIPMLLSERDRLFQALAELPGITVWPSAANFLFLRLQNDPAEEQLETLFQSLKSAGTLVRKTCGGLRITIGTPAENQRTLNRLRDRL from the coding sequence ATGCTTCCCTTTTTGCGCTCCGATTTGGCTCAGTTGGTGTCCTACACGCCCCATCCCGGTGGTGCAGATGCGGCGGCTCACGGCTCTCCGACGCAGCCTGCCCAGGTCGATCGGCTGGATACCAACGAAAGCCCCTACGATTTGCCAGAGGACCTGAAGCAAAAACTGGCCTGGGCCTATCAGCATGAACTGGAGGCAAACCGCTATCCCGATGGAGGACATGCGGCGCTGAAAGGGGCGATCGCCCAATATGCCAACCAGTCCGCTTACCAGTCCGCTCAATCCTCTGCTCAATCCTCCGTAAGCTGGGTTACATCGGCGCATATTTCCGTCAGCAACGGGTCTGACGAACTCATCCGGTCGCTGCTGATTGCCACCTGCCTGCGGGCGGAAGGTTCGGTGCTGGTGGCCGACCCCACATTTTCCATGTATGGCATCACGGCCAATACGCTGGGCGTTCCGGTGGTGCGAGTCGGTCGCAACGCGCAAACCTTTGAAACGGACCTCGCCGCTGCCAGCCATGCGATCGCCACGCCTGCCGCCGGACAGCCCGCCATCCGCATCGTGTTCACAGTCCATCCCAACTCGCCCACGGGCAATGCACTCACAGACGCAGAGCTAGACTGGCTGCGGAGCCTGCCGCCCCACATCCTGGTGGTGATTGACGAAGCCTATTTTGAATTCAGTCAGCAAACCGTGCTGGCAGAACTGCCCCAGCATCCCAACTGGGTGATTCTGCGAACCTTTTCCAAGGCGTTTCGGCTAGCGTCGCATCGGGTTGGCTATGCGATCGCCCATCCCGAACTGGCCGCCACGCTGGAAAAAATTCGCCTGCCCTACAACCTGCCCAGCCTGTCGCAACGTGCCGCCGAGCTAGCCCTGGCGCATCAGGATGCGCTGCTGGCTGCTATCCCCATGCTGCTGTCCGAGCGCGATCGCCTCTTCCAAGCCCTTGCCGAGCTGCCGGGAATCACCGTCTGGCCCAGCGCCGCCAATTTTCTGTTCCTGCGGCTCCAGAACGATCCAGCCGAGGAACAGCTAGAAACCCTATTTCAAAGCCTGAAATCCGCCGGAACCCTCGTCCGCAAAACCTGCGGCGGGCTGCGAATTACCATCGGAACGCCAGCGGAAAACCAGCGCACCCTTAATCGCCTCCGCGACCGACTTTAG
- a CDS encoding fatty acid desaturase: MTLSVSTASFLKKLAIYGAIAAVTIPCILLFPFPFRLPFQFVMGVMFAHGVELSHEMIHQKHFGRRWGGAIGFLLGLPMGVEFTRYSLTHSYHHRAVGTPEDEESFSYDFGKLSAPLSFLLHLSMLSHYCTVARSLLSSLLGHEAAIRISMGSAGTTAPRWVIANVMRGYKVMALLLFGMGLITAVLQTPVFVHLWLVPLLFAGPVHALIELPEHWGCQRDTTDIMVNTRTILPSRFADWLTNGNCWHVEHHYKPALPMADLPRLHEAIAPQIKYLNLGYGEFYREFFTELWRSPVAPTD, encoded by the coding sequence GTGACCCTATCTGTTTCTACTGCAAGCTTTCTGAAAAAGCTGGCGATTTATGGAGCGATCGCCGCTGTCACTATCCCATGCATCCTCCTGTTCCCATTTCCATTCAGGCTGCCGTTCCAATTTGTGATGGGCGTGATGTTTGCCCACGGGGTCGAGCTTTCTCACGAAATGATTCACCAGAAGCACTTTGGGCGACGCTGGGGCGGGGCGATCGGCTTCCTGCTTGGGCTACCGATGGGTGTGGAGTTTACCCGCTACAGCCTCACCCACAGCTACCACCACCGGGCCGTAGGTACGCCCGAAGACGAAGAATCCTTTTCCTATGACTTTGGCAAGCTGAGCGCACCGCTGAGCTTTTTGCTGCACTTGTCTATGCTGAGTCACTACTGCACAGTGGCTCGCAGTTTGCTGAGTTCCCTATTGGGTCATGAAGCTGCGATTCGGATTAGTATGGGTTCGGCAGGCACAACAGCACCCCGCTGGGTGATCGCCAACGTGATGCGCGGCTACAAAGTCATGGCACTGCTGCTGTTTGGCATGGGGCTGATAACAGCCGTTCTGCAAACGCCTGTGTTCGTTCATCTCTGGCTCGTGCCGCTGCTGTTTGCGGGCCCCGTTCATGCACTGATCGAGCTGCCGGAACACTGGGGCTGTCAGCGAGATACCACAGACATAATGGTCAACACGCGCACGATCTTACCGAGCCGCTTTGCCGACTGGCTGACCAATGGCAACTGCTGGCACGTCGAACACCACTACAAGCCTGCCCTGCCAATGGCCGACCTCCCCAGACTACATGAGGCGATCGCCCCCCAGATCAAGTATCTGAACTTGGGCTACGGCGAGTTTTATCGCGAGTTTTTCACCGAACTATGGAGATCGCCAGTTGCCCCCACTGACTGA
- the pdxA gene encoding 4-hydroxythreonine-4-phosphate dehydrogenase PdxA → MVQPRVAIALGDPAGIGAEVVLKALAALADDSPEDPPEPPSKITLVGNRALLEQTCDRLVQAGFSYLPDFSTLDLLEVPLDSALVSQITPGAESAASGEASFRFLQTAIAHTLAGKFDGIVTAPIAKSAWKAAGHVYPGQTELLAEQAGTTRFGMMFVGRSPHTGWTLRALLATTHIPLRQVPDALSPDLMTRKLGLLLDSLRDDFRILQPRVAIAGLNPHSGERGQLGHEELEWLTPWIHQMRQQHPYLTLDGPIPPDTLWVRPGQAWFGTSRPVQTHDAYLALYHDQGLIPVKLMAFDCAVNTTIGLPFVRTSPDHGTAFDIAGRGIADASSMKAAIRLAISLSAQRLILQNQS, encoded by the coding sequence ATGGTGCAGCCAAGAGTGGCGATCGCTCTGGGAGATCCGGCGGGGATTGGGGCGGAGGTGGTGCTGAAGGCGCTGGCGGCGCTGGCGGATGACTCCCCAGAAGACCCACCAGAACCGCCCAGCAAAATCACGCTGGTCGGCAACCGCGCTTTGCTGGAACAGACGTGCGATCGCCTCGTGCAGGCAGGGTTCTCCTATCTCCCTGACTTCTCTACGCTCGACCTGCTGGAGGTGCCGCTCGACTCGGCGCTGGTGTCCCAAATTACGCCAGGAGCGGAAAGCGCTGCTAGCGGCGAGGCCAGTTTTCGGTTTTTGCAGACGGCGATCGCCCACACGCTAGCAGGCAAGTTTGACGGCATTGTCACTGCGCCCATCGCCAAGTCTGCCTGGAAAGCGGCGGGTCATGTCTATCCGGGGCAAACGGAATTGCTGGCAGAACAGGCTGGAACGACGCGGTTTGGCATGATGTTTGTCGGGCGATCGCCCCATACAGGCTGGACGCTGCGGGCGCTGCTAGCAACGACGCATATTCCCCTGCGGCAGGTGCCCGATGCCCTCTCGCCCGATCTGATGACGCGCAAACTGGGGCTATTGCTGGACAGCCTGCGGGACGATTTTAGAATTTTGCAGCCGCGAGTGGCGATCGCCGGACTCAACCCCCACAGCGGCGAACGGGGCCAGCTTGGGCACGAAGAATTGGAGTGGCTGACCCCCTGGATTCACCAAATGCGGCAGCAGCATCCCTACCTGACGCTAGACGGCCCCATTCCGCCAGATACGCTCTGGGTGCGGCCGGGCCAGGCTTGGTTTGGCACGTCGCGCCCGGTGCAGACCCACGATGCCTACCTAGCGCTGTATCACGATCAGGGGCTAATTCCCGTAAAGCTGATGGCGTTCGATTGCGCCGTCAATACCACAATCGGGCTGCCGTTTGTGCGGACTTCGCCCGATCACGGTACAGCCTTCGACATCGCGGGTCGGGGCATTGCCGATGCCAGCAGCATGAAAGCGGCAATTCGGCTAGCGATCAGCCTATCCGCACAACGGCTGATCCTTCAAAATCAGTCTTGA
- a CDS encoding diaminopimelate decarboxylase family protein, with the protein MPGLTLPLAPAPPSAALLSQAATQFGAPLYLYDLALIEARFAALNHSLPQNFRLHYALKANSNLTLSHLLARRGAAAEVSSLGEFIAALKSGYPAEETVFTGPGKTNHELAEALNYRIGLIVVESVNEARRLNQIAAEQGKQQPILLRINPQFRTLNSCDSGCAIDAKTNSVVHAAENPNAASETIETISESNGGHNGDTLRPIAMNGQGASKFGVDEAQAAAELLQVQSLSHVRLQGIHVFTESNVLDYRQLIDAWQNTVAIAHRLRAQGFCIEVIDFGGGIGVPYNSVDAAFDVPAFGAALQALFSHEPFHFILEMGRYLVCEAGMYLTEVLDIKESQGKRFAILNGGVHHLYRTPAMQNASKFLRVLGKESSDTMPTTIAGQLPTPIDVVVRDALLPVDLEIGDRLVIRNCGAYGFNHSLTNFALHPAPAEVAIWGDRLELIRARSHYEDFFQHQRLIQFD; encoded by the coding sequence ATGCCCGGATTGACCCTACCCCTTGCCCCCGCGCCACCAAGCGCAGCCTTGCTGTCTCAGGCCGCCACCCAGTTTGGAGCGCCGCTTTACCTATATGACCTGGCGCTGATTGAGGCCCGATTTGCGGCTCTCAACCACAGCCTCCCCCAGAACTTTCGCCTGCACTACGCCCTCAAGGCGAACAGCAACCTTACTCTTTCGCACCTGCTGGCGCGACGGGGCGCAGCCGCAGAGGTTAGCTCTCTGGGTGAATTCATTGCCGCGCTGAAGTCGGGCTATCCTGCTGAGGAAACGGTTTTCACGGGCCCTGGAAAAACCAATCATGAACTGGCTGAGGCTCTCAATTACCGCATCGGACTGATTGTCGTAGAGTCGGTCAATGAAGCACGACGGCTGAATCAGATAGCGGCGGAGCAGGGGAAACAGCAGCCCATCCTGCTGCGAATTAACCCCCAGTTTCGCACGCTGAATAGCTGTGATTCTGGCTGCGCGATTGACGCGAAGACGAATAGCGTTGTACACGCTGCCGAGAATCCCAACGCAGCCTCCGAAACCATCGAAACAATCTCTGAGTCAAATGGCGGTCATAATGGCGACACGCTAAGACCCATTGCCATGAATGGGCAGGGTGCGAGCAAGTTTGGCGTAGATGAGGCGCAGGCAGCAGCCGAACTGTTGCAGGTTCAGTCGCTTAGCCATGTGCGGCTTCAGGGAATTCATGTGTTCACCGAAAGCAACGTGCTGGATTATCGGCAACTGATTGATGCGTGGCAAAACACTGTGGCGATCGCCCATCGACTGCGGGCCCAGGGGTTTTGCATCGAGGTCATCGACTTTGGCGGCGGTATTGGCGTTCCCTACAACTCCGTAGATGCCGCGTTTGATGTGCCTGCGTTTGGGGCGGCCCTGCAAGCCCTCTTTAGCCACGAGCCGTTTCATTTCATTTTGGAAATGGGGCGCTATCTCGTTTGTGAGGCAGGCATGTATTTGACAGAGGTGCTGGATATCAAAGAATCTCAGGGCAAGCGGTTTGCGATTCTCAACGGCGGCGTTCACCATCTCTACCGCACCCCCGCCATGCAAAATGCCAGCAAGTTTCTGCGGGTATTGGGTAAAGAGTCATCCGACACGATGCCCACTACGATTGCGGGCCAGTTGCCAACGCCTATCGATGTGGTGGTGCGCGATGCGCTGCTGCCCGTGGATTTGGAAATTGGCGATCGCTTGGTCATCCGCAACTGCGGCGCTTACGGCTTCAATCACTCGCTGACAAACTTTGCGCTGCACCCCGCCCCCGCAGAGGTTGCCATCTGGGGCGATCGCCTAGAGCTAATCCGCGCCCGCAGCCACTACGAGGACTTCTTCCAGCATCAGCGATTAATCCAGTTTGACTAA
- a CDS encoding Rossmann-fold NAD(P)-binding domain-containing protein — protein sequence MTNLSYVTIGIRRENEARKFEARVPLVPSDVQRLKKQLGDRVRFIVQPAQLRTFSDAEFAAAGAVIQEDLSEAEIICCVKELYPEQLLDGKTYLVFAHVIKGQPENMPLLRQLLDRRMTLIDYECITDEEGRRTVFFGRSAGQTGMFETLRAFGQRCVALGKSCVFAELKPVYEYANLAEATAHLRTLGDRLQQDPALLGVTDYPLVVAIAGLGNVGQGAMEILQLLSPQIVSAEALPALFASGRTGLFQCPLRKPDTLRNGDGLFHSAEYATFPQRYSSRIPDLLPYLSILLNCVFWAPQYPRILPHDAFQAAWRRGNHRLQVVGDLSCDPPAGSVACTVQSGDLYNPVFGYDPISRAVLEPFPEQGITVMAVDNLSAGLPHDASVAFSEMLRDWIPPLVAAKLRGDNWVATLPPALLQATVTHQGRLMKGFQRLQSDLERYGSMVQPV from the coding sequence ATGACTAATCTAAGCTACGTGACAATTGGCATTCGTCGAGAGAACGAAGCACGCAAGTTTGAAGCCAGAGTGCCGCTGGTTCCATCCGATGTGCAGCGATTGAAGAAACAGTTGGGCGATCGCGTTCGGTTTATCGTGCAGCCAGCACAACTGCGGACGTTCTCTGATGCTGAATTTGCAGCAGCAGGAGCCGTGATTCAGGAAGACCTATCCGAGGCAGAGATCATCTGTTGCGTCAAAGAGCTTTACCCAGAGCAACTGCTGGATGGCAAAACGTACCTGGTGTTTGCCCATGTAATCAAGGGGCAGCCCGAAAATATGCCCCTGCTGCGACAACTGCTCGATCGCCGCATGACGCTGATCGACTACGAATGCATCACCGATGAAGAAGGGCGGCGGACAGTATTTTTTGGGCGATCGGCTGGGCAGACAGGCATGTTTGAAACGCTGAGGGCCTTTGGGCAGCGCTGCGTAGCGTTGGGCAAGTCCTGTGTGTTTGCAGAACTGAAGCCTGTGTATGAGTATGCAAATTTGGCCGAGGCAACGGCGCATTTGCGGACACTGGGCGATCGCCTCCAGCAAGATCCGGCGCTGCTGGGCGTGACGGACTATCCGCTGGTGGTGGCGATCGCCGGATTGGGCAACGTTGGCCAGGGCGCGATGGAAATATTGCAACTGCTGTCGCCGCAAATCGTTTCTGCAGAGGCGTTGCCCGCGCTGTTTGCCTCTGGTCGCACAGGGCTGTTTCAGTGTCCCCTGCGAAAGCCCGACACGCTCCGCAATGGGGACGGTCTTTTCCACAGTGCCGAGTATGCAACCTTCCCTCAGCGCTACAGCAGCCGCATCCCCGACTTATTACCTTACTTATCCATCTTGCTAAATTGTGTCTTCTGGGCCCCGCAATATCCGCGCATTCTGCCCCACGATGCATTTCAAGCTGCATGGCGACGTGGCAATCATCGTCTGCAAGTTGTTGGAGATCTGAGCTGCGATCCACCTGCGGGCAGCGTCGCCTGTACGGTGCAATCGGGCGATTTGTACAACCCGGTGTTTGGCTATGACCCGATCTCGCGGGCAGTGCTAGAGCCATTTCCTGAACAGGGGATCACCGTGATGGCAGTGGACAATCTATCGGCTGGCTTGCCCCACGATGCCTCCGTTGCCTTTAGCGAAATGCTACGCGACTGGATTCCACCGCTGGTTGCGGCCAAGCTGCGCGGAGACAACTGGGTAGCGACACTTCCCCCGGCCCTGCTGCAGGCCACCGTGACGCATCAAGGCCGCTTGATGAAGGGTTTCCAGCGGTTACAGTCTGATCTAGAACGATATGGTTCTATGGTGCAGCCCGTGTAG
- a CDS encoding SDR family oxidoreductase, translated as MQRRIAITGVGQGLGRSLAHRFITLGHTVCGCDLNGGAIAQLQQQYAALHQFQSDPFQSRPFQSHLFQSVDVTRPDQVNAWAESILEQGAPDLLINNAGYTPPMSAFWDLPAVEFDRTLAVNVQGVANVLRAFLPAMVAQQQGIIVNLSARWGRQGAANAAAYCASKWAIEGLTQAIALELPAGMAAVTFSPGAVHTHALEVVYGAEKAATYPSPDEWAEQAAETLLAIAPEQNGQALP; from the coding sequence ATGCAAAGACGAATTGCTATTACAGGCGTTGGGCAGGGGCTAGGGCGATCGCTCGCGCATCGGTTCATCACGCTGGGGCATACGGTCTGTGGCTGTGATCTGAATGGAGGGGCGATTGCCCAGTTGCAGCAGCAATACGCCGCCCTGCATCAGTTTCAGAGCGACCCGTTTCAAAGCCGCCCGTTTCAGAGCCACCTGTTTCAGAGCGTGGACGTAACCCGACCGGATCAGGTAAATGCCTGGGCGGAATCGATCCTAGAGCAGGGCGCACCAGATTTGCTGATCAATAATGCGGGCTATACGCCGCCGATGTCTGCCTTTTGGGACTTGCCTGCTGTCGAGTTTGACCGGACGCTGGCGGTCAACGTGCAGGGAGTCGCCAATGTGCTGCGGGCGTTTCTTCCGGCAATGGTGGCGCAGCAGCAGGGCATTATCGTGAATTTGAGCGCCCGCTGGGGACGACAGGGAGCCGCCAACGCTGCTGCCTACTGCGCCAGCAAGTGGGCCATCGAGGGGCTAACCCAGGCGATCGCCCTGGAACTGCCTGCTGGCATGGCGGCGGTCACCTTTTCGCCCGGAGCCGTCCACACCCACGCGCTAGAAGTGGTTTATGGTGCAGAAAAGGCTGCGACCTATCCCAGTCCCGATGAATGGGCAGAGCAGGCGGCTGAAACCCTGCTGGCGATCGCCCCAGAGCAAAACGGTCAAGCCCTGCCCTAG
- a CDS encoding ArsR/SmtB family transcription factor, which produces MPKAVSQRNSSPLRAAVSASIPENSPSCATEHPVDLEHVRQAQRGLLSVEKAQRMAEFFALLGDANRLRIVSALAQQELCVCDLAAVVKMSESAVSHQLRSLRSLRLVSYRKQGRNVFYYLKDSHVLNLYREVAEHLDEPEDS; this is translated from the coding sequence ATGCCCAAAGCAGTGTCCCAGAGGAATTCCTCTCCGCTTCGAGCGGCTGTCAGCGCGTCTATTCCTGAGAATAGCCCCAGTTGTGCGACGGAACATCCTGTTGATCTGGAGCATGTGCGGCAGGCGCAGCGGGGGCTGCTGAGTGTCGAAAAGGCGCAGCGGATGGCAGAATTTTTTGCGCTGCTGGGAGATGCCAATCGTCTGCGGATCGTGTCGGCGCTGGCTCAGCAGGAGCTCTGCGTCTGCGATCTGGCAGCAGTGGTGAAGATGAGCGAGTCGGCGGTGTCTCATCAGTTGCGATCGCTCCGATCGCTCCGACTGGTCAGCTATCGCAAGCAGGGGCGCAACGTGTTCTATTACCTGAAAGATAGCCACGTCCTCAATCTATACCGTGAAGTGGCAGAGCATCTGGACGAGCCAGAGGATAGCTGA
- the petM gene encoding cytochrome b6-f complex subunit PetM has product MLNATFLSFTLILVGLALGFALLKLQGGEE; this is encoded by the coding sequence ATGCTGAACGCAACTTTCTTGTCATTTACTCTAATCTTGGTGGGGCTAGCGCTGGGCTTTGCGCTGCTGAAGCTCCAAGGCGGCGAAGAGTAA